In bacterium, the DNA window CTTGACATATAAAAGGCGGGTGATAAGATAGATTAATAAATAAACCTTTAATAGAAGGAGGTTATTATGGCTCAAGTAGTAGCGAAGGCAGGAGTAAAAAAAGTAAAGGGATATCTTTACTTTATCGACAAAAAGGGAGATGTTTCGAGAGCCAAGATGGCGCGCGGCGGCAAGAGAAAAGGGAAAAAAGCAGCACCTGAAAAAGTTGCAAAAGTCGGCGTTAAGAAAGAAAAAGGGTATCTTTATTTCCTCGACAAAAAAGGAAATATTTCGAGAGCTAAAATGGCGCGTGGAAGATAATTCAGTTTTTTATATAACCGAAGAGCCCCGATATCTATCGGGGCTTTTTTTTCCGCGAAACTGTAACTTATGGAACGGCAGTGAACATAAGTTGCCAAGTTGAGCGGATCCCCGGCGCATTGATTTGCGAAGCAAATCAGCGGGGGATAAGCCTTAATAAAATTATATATCAATTTAGTTTTATGAAACTGTAACTTATGGAACGGCAGTGAACATAAGTTNNNNNNNNNNCCAAGTTGAGCGGATCCCCGGCGCATTGATTTGCGAAGCAAATCAGCGGGGGATAAGCCTTAATAAAATTATATATCAATTTAGTTTTATGAAACTGTAACTTATGGAACGGCAGTGAACATAAGTTGCCAAGTTGAGCGGATCCCCGGCGCATTGATTTGCGAAGCAAATCAGCGGGGGATAAGCCTTAATAAAATTATATATCAATTTAGTTTTATGAAACTGTAACTTATGGAACGGCAGTGAACATAAGTTATTAAATTGAAAAAATATTTTATCCCATGAAAAAAAATTTCGTTTCTGAAATCGGAAAATATTTCAAACCAGGGGAGAAAATTGTCCTGGGGTTTTCTTCCGGCCCGGATTCCGTCTTTCTTGCGGACTGCGTCAGCGCGGTATCCGAAAGAAAAAAACTGAAAGTATGCATAGCTCATCTTAACCATATGCTGAGAGGGGCGGAAAGCGACAGGGATGAAAAATTCGCGGAAACCTTTGCCGGCGCGCGCGGCATGTCATTTTATTCCGAAAGGAAAGATGTCGCGGCCTTGAGGAAAAAGCTGTCAATCGGCATGGAAGAGGCCGCAAGGATAGCGCGGTACGATTTTTTTATGCGTTCATGCGGGCGTTTCAATTCATCCACGCTTGTCCTGGGGCATAATTTGGATGACGTTGTGGAGACCGGGCTTATGAGAATAATAAAAGGGACTTCGGTGGACGGCCTCGGCTCCATAAGGAAAGAATCGGTTTTTAACGGAATAAAAATCGTCAGGCCTCTGGTCAACACGGAAAAATCGGAGATCCTCAAATATCTTAAAGAGAGAAAAATCAGATTCCGTGTGGATAAAAGCAACCGGGATAAAAATATAATCAGGAATAAAATCCGGCTGGAACTTATTCCCCTTTTAAAGAAGGAATACAACCCCGCGGTCAGCGAAGCGCTTTCCAGGCTGATGTCCGGAGCCGCCTCGGCAAGCGACGTATTATCAAAGGAAGCCGGCAGGGAACTTGCGCTCTGTTTAAAGGAAGAAACCGGCGGCTGCCTCAGGCTTGATTGCGGAAAGCTTGTTAATACACCGGATGCGGTTGTCTCCCGTATGATTAAAACGGTTATTTTATCTGCGGGCGCGGACCCCAAGAAAGTCACCTTCATCAATCTTTCAAGGATTGTCCGGATGCTTCGCCGGGAAGGAGAAAACAAATCGTTTTCGTTTGGCAGCCTTGTTATATCAAAGGACGGGAACTTTCTGTATGTTGAACCCCGCGGGGAAAAAAGCAGGGCCTTAAAAAAAAGTTTTTCTCTCGGCAGCGGCGTAACGGCGGAAAGAGTCGGACTCAAGACAGAAATTCTTAAAGCGGGCGGAGGAACATTCAGGAAAATCCGGGAAGATTTCAAAAAGCAAAAAGCGTTTGATTTCAGCAAAGGGGCCCTTTCGGGCGTCCAGTATTTTGACGCCTCAAAATCTGGGAAAAGGATACTTTTGAGAAGCGCGGCCGAAGGGGACAGATACAGGCCGTCAGGTCTTAACGGGCGCAAAAAAATCCAGGATATACTTGTTGATTCAAAGGTGTTATGCCGCCGCAGGAATAAAATCCCCGTGTTCTGCGATATGCGCGGCAGGATAATTTTTCTTGCAGGGTACAGAATCAGCGAAGATTTTAAGGTTACGCCGAAAAGCCGGCTCATAGGCAGGATAAGATTCAGGTTCGAATTATAATAAACCGGAATCAAATTGAATATTTTTTGACAAATGTGTTAGATTATATTACCGCAGATAGTATATTGTATTAATTAAAAAGAGGTATCCAGTGAAACCCAAGAAACCTAATGACGACCAAAAAGCCAGATTTTTCCTGAAACCGGCCGTAGTCTGGCTGATAGTCTTATTGACGATATTTTATTTTTTCAGGTTCAATTCGGTTACTGAAGAAAAACCGGAAGCGATAAGCTATTCCGTGTTTCTGCAGAAAGTCCGGGACGGACAGATTGCCACTTATCAAAAAACTGAAGGGACTATTACCGCGACCGGCCAGTATACCGACGGGGAAAATTATACCGTGAATGTTGACAGTAACGATCTCCGGCTTGCGGGTATACTCGATGAATACGGGGTAAAACTCAATATAGAAAAGGAAAACCCGTTGTGGCCCATTATCTGGACCATCGCGCCGTGGCTGATATTTATCGGGTTTTTGTGGTTTATGTTTTTCAGGCAGGTTAAGGCGGGCGGCGGCGGGGCGTTGAGCTTCGGCAAAAGCCGCGCGAGGCTTATGACCAAAGATACGGAACGGGTGACCTTTAAAGATGTTGCCGGAATAGATGAAGCAAAAGAAGAAGTCGAAGAGATTATAGATTTCCTTAGAGACCCGAAAAAGTTCCAGAGGCTGGGCGGAAGGATCCCGAAAGGAGTCCTGCTTGTCGGCCCTCCGGGAACAGGG includes these proteins:
- the tilS gene encoding tRNA lysidine(34) synthetase TilS produces the protein MKKNFVSEIGKYFKPGEKIVLGFSSGPDSVFLADCVSAVSERKKLKVCIAHLNHMLRGAESDRDEKFAETFAGARGMSFYSERKDVAALRKKLSIGMEEAARIARYDFFMRSCGRFNSSTLVLGHNLDDVVETGLMRIIKGTSVDGLGSIRKESVFNGIKIVRPLVNTEKSEILKYLKERKIRFRVDKSNRDKNIIRNKIRLELIPLLKKEYNPAVSEALSRLMSGAASASDVLSKEAGRELALCLKEETGGCLRLDCGKLVNTPDAVVSRMIKTVILSAGADPKKVTFINLSRIVRMLRREGENKSFSFGSLVISKDGNFLYVEPRGEKSRALKKSFSLGSGVTAERVGLKTEILKAGGGTFRKIREDFKKQKAFDFSKGALSGVQYFDASKSGKRILLRSAAEGDRYRPSGLNGRKKIQDILVDSKVLCRRRNKIPVFCDMRGRIIFLAGYRISEDFKVTPKSRLIGRIRFRFEL